TCTAGGTTGCAAGTCGCAAAAAGCTAACAAATGCCatgtaagaagaggaaaaagaatttatttgttCATGACATTGAAAACTCCATGTTTCTGGCTTCCAGGACAGCTGCATCTAATAGCTAAATAACTTCTCCATCTTGACTCTGTTTTCTCCTGTGTTGACCTAATTTTCAGGCAGATTCTTAGGTCATGGCAAAGGTGGCCACCAGAAGATCCAAGCTTATATTCTAGCCATAAAGGAACAGGAACGAGAATTCCACTTTCATATTAGTGGCAGCCACAGTCCCAGCTTTGGCTCTCAGCGCCTCAGCATGGATCATGTGCTCATTACCTGTGGACGTATGTCATCGTTTTGGGTCGCTTAGTGTTTTCCAATATCTTTCCTATCTGGGGGAATTGTGATGCTTATCCATGCAAGGGAGAAGCCAGACGTTCACTGTCCCAGGCTCCCTAGCAGCCATGGTTCAGTCTTGGGATATAGACGTTGAGAATAAGGCACTCAAGTGGCTTTAGTTTGGGAGAAAGCAACGTGAGGAAGTGGGCAACATGCAAAATCCATTTTCCGGTGACGGTCACAGCGAAGGCATCTGACCTTGGGGGAAACAGTGGCAGAGCCTCTGATGTTCAGTACGCAGCATCAGCAGTTCACGCTGTGGTGTCTGGTCCAGTGGCAGCAGCAGTTTGGCTTCTCTGGAACAATCCTGAGGTTCTAAGCTTAACTCTGGTCCTCCTAGATATTCTGTGAGCTATCTGAGAGCCTTTACTAAGCCACTTTTTGGCTTCAACTTTTTAGAGTGGCAAGCTAAGACCCTGGCCAGATGTACCCTCCCTGAGCTAATCACCATGGGCATGTCATGCTCGTTTGCCCAGCTCTGCAATTCGGGTCGAGTCAGTCTTGCTTAAACCACAAGAAGGATGGGATGGGTGATGTCCTGAAGGAGAATTAAGATGCTGGTCCAGAAGGGGAGAGTCAATATTAGGCATGCAAAAGCAACAGAtgtcccctcctttccttcctttcaaggGCTGTCTTCAGCCTCATGTGGCACCAATGGGCTGGCCAGCTCTTTAATCCATGGTCTGCTTCTGatagattttctttgaaaagctgAATTAAGTAATACATTTCCCGCATCAACATCTCCTCAAGGGACTCTCTTGGTTTCTTTAGCAGCCTTGGCAGGGCTCCTTCTCTAAGTACTTAGAAGCTTACTGCACAGCTTGGGGTCAGAGGGTGCGCATGTCATTGAATTCCTTTGCTGTCTCCCTCCAAGAGCTGGCTGCTAACCCCTCCAAGGGTTAGCCACAGTtatgccactttctagctgtttAGGAAGGACACTGCCCTCTCTGGGACCTTGATCTCCCTGCTGAACACACTAGACTGGGTGACTCGGTCCCAGGCTAGCTGTAATGTGTCAGGAAaactaaagaaggaagaaagttctCAAAAGCAAAACTATTTGTACCCTAGTGACATCTGGTGGTTACTCTGATTAAAAACCCCAGAATTTGTTTTTGGATGCCTGATTTTGTTTCATTACATTCTCTCTGAAAATCTTTTTTGTGATACACGATGGACACATTtgggttcttttatttttgctatatttttatattttctagactCTGCCTTCGGGCAAGAAGCTTTCAGTGGTAATTAATCTGTCTGACTTCTAGAATTTTGTGTCTCATGACTTAGTGGTTTTTTATACCCTACGGTGTCATCATATCTAGGCTTCTTTTTAACTGAAGCCAAAGAGGCTTCCAGATACATTACCTTCTTTTATTCTCCTTAGAACTCTATGAAAGAGAATGCAACGGACAGACCGTAGTCTACTGGCAAGTGAAGTGCCCTATGCTCAAGTCCAACAGAGATGTATCCTTTCCCAAGTTCACCGCTACTCGCCTTTCTAAGTGTTTCTGTGCCCTTGGCCCATCGCCCAATGATGGCATGTCCAGCAGGCATGGCAACATTGTCTTTGATTCTGCAGAAGCATCTGCTGAAGCTGTTGCATCGTGTGTGGCTTTCAGAGACCTCAGAGCCTGCTTTCTGGGCCTGACAACGTGGAACATCCTGCAATTGTGGTCACTGGAGGGCAGCTCCTACTTTCCTGAGAAGTTTTCTAGGGCTTGAAGTTGTTGGGCCACAGAATTGGGGACCTGGAaagaactttttataaggaatgtTTAATATGCTCCTTCAAGCTATAGAGGAGAAAGGGGGGgacccagagaggtaaagtgacagAAGCGTTCATACAGGTGGTTAGTGACTGAGAGGGGAACTCAGGCTCCCACATTTCCAGCTCCCCCATCTCACTTCCTGTTTCATTGACCCCACAGTGGTCCCTCCTTGACTCTTGGCTCTGGATTCTGGGTGTATGTTTCttcccctcagtttcctcatttatgagACAAAGCAGTTGAATGGGATGTGGGGAGCTTTTGCTGGCGCTCCAAGGTTCCAGGAAGCCTGCTCAGGACCAGCCTGGGAGGGTGGGATGGGAATTTGCTGGGTGGGCAGATGGGGGTAGGATGACCGATAGGCAAGTTTTTGACTCCTTCAGCGTCCTCGTCAATGGCAGCAGCTAAGTATTTTACATCCTGAATGGAACAAAGGATCTGTGGACTTAAAGAAAGTTCGGAAACCACTGAAGTAAATGATTGTGGGGATCTTTCCTAGCTCTAACGTTCCACAAGTCTCTATGTTCCTCAGTAATCTTTCTCTAGAAAGAGAGGGAGCATGTGAGTGTGTTTTCTGTGtatggtttttgtgtttttgtgtctaaatatatgtgtgtaccCTGGCCCCATCTAGATTGTAAACTCCATAAGAGTTTATTCCTTGGCACAGTTCCCACATACTACTAAATATTTTGTATACACATGGTATATATTTCAACAAATCATGTATTACTTAATCCCTTGGATTTTATGTGATTTTCTCTAATCCTGCCAACAACTGTGCAAAGTAGGCATCATTTcacagttaaggaaactgaggcaaagggacATTCAGAACTATGCTCAGGTTCATACAGCTAGTGGGTGACAGAGGCAGGTTCGGGACTGCAGGTCTGGCTGTCCCAGAGATGGTGATCTTGACCGGGGCACAATCCACTGCTCTGACCTCACAGTGACACTGCTGGGTAGGTATTCCCAGGAGTGGACACCTGGGGCTCCTTGAAGTCCTATTTTATTGGCTCTCCAATGGCATGCAATCCCATAATGAGTTTCTTGGTCTTTGTATAGGCACATATGTCTCTCCAATAAGGGTTGATAAATTTTTGATGACAGAGAATAATGCCGTGGAAAAAACCATTAGTTTTGGAGCAAAAGATCCCAGGGTGAGTGTGAACACATTCCCtggtttgctgtgtgaccttggatatatggcccttcacttctctgggcctcagtaaACTGGTGGTTCTCCAGTCATAGGCTTTATGGCACGCTTGACCTTACAACCACAAAGAACACTGCCAACTTTTAGTTGACATATCAAGTTAAATTTTCCTCAATGGAGCATCACGTGATCACTGACACATGAGCTGAGCAAGTTGTGGGAGAGAGTGGGACAATATTTGCTgtgaggaaaaagtaaaaggcTTGGGAGAGAGGAAAGCCAGGGCCAAAGCAACATCGTTTCTTCCCTAAGACATTTAAGAACTTCACTCATCAGTATGCAGAGAGCAGCACCAATGGCCATCCTGCAGGGTACCTGAGGGAGGGTGGGACAACTGTGGGTGCCGATGAGACGCTGAGGTGGGATGGGGTTGTCGTTGTGGCTGCTATAGTGGGAGTAATTGTCTTATACTTAGACTGATTTTTTGATGGATTTGGGCTTTTCATTCCTTCTAGTGTGGAAATCTAAAATTCTACCATTTGAGAGTATAATGTATACATTTCAGAGTTGAGCCCTGTCCAGTTATGAAAGCCTGGCTAGGTTTTGGAGCCAGATCGGGGTTCAAATTCAGGTTCCATCACTTCAGCTGGGCTGTGGGATCTCTGGTGAGtccctttacctctctgagcctcaattttgtcACCTGGAAGATGGAGATACTTACACCAGACTCAGCAGGGACTTTCTCAGGATCAAGACTGATGCTATCTTAAAGCACATGATGCTTATGACATAGAAAGGGCTCGGTGAGTGGCGACTCTTACTGTTTCTTAGAATTTAATGATCTTCCTTGAATCGTGCCATAGATATAATGGTTGTTCTGTGTTCGTTGAGATGAAATGGCTTTGTTATTCTTGGTGAACCAGTGTTAACCCAGAGAGGACTTCTGCCTCTAGATATTCAGGTACTCATAGATTTCCTGTGATCACCAGGTGTGAGTAAGATTGCTCAACCATCCTCTGTGCATAGAGGTCTCTAATTAGAGCTCTGGGGGAGGGCAGGACGAGAAGAAATGACTCCATTGTTTATTAACTGCTTCTTCTGCTCCAATGTTTCCCTAATGCCCCCACAAGGCTGCCTGCTGGGCAGTGTTGCTCCCTGTTCCTACATAGGGAAACAGCCTCAGAAAGGTTGAGTAACTAAGCCAGGATCTCACAGCAGATTAGTGAGCAATCCTCTGAGATCTCATAGTGCCTTCCTGGAGACGGGAGTGGTTTCCCTGCCTAATGAAAAGCTTGAAAGCATGAGAGAATCCTGCACAGGAGGTGAAGCGTGCTCTCAGATGAGAATACCGGGTGGCATGAGGCACAATCTTGCAGTGCATTTGGGGAGACAGGGCAGGTAAGTGAAGTAACAGCGCCAGGGAGCCAGAGCCAAGTGGGAGGAACTGAGTCACCTCCCTTGTCTTCAGCTTGTGGGGCTTTCCTTCTGCCTGTCTGAAATGCTGGCGTGGATGTCATGCCTTGACCAGTGGTACAGTATGTCTACGTCCGGGAGCGGCGAGATCTGGATGTGGAAGGGCGGAAGGTCTTCGTGGTCCTGGCCCAGAGCATCTCCCATTCGCAGTTTCCCGAGCGGTCTGGTGTGGTCCGGGTGACGCAGTGCGAGCATAGATTGGCGATCACAAGTGATGGCAGGAATGGGAGCAAAGGTAAAAACCAGACCATGTGGGTggagggtcagggtcagggtcacgCAGGTGAAGGCCGTGCTGATTGCGAGGCACGTACAGTGCACGCAGCTTGCCCCCTGAGGTCAGAGAATGGGCATGGGTGCAAAACAGACGGGCTCCACAGCTGGGGAGAGACTCACTTCACCCCCAGACACTGGGCTACAGAGCGAGGTGGGTGTCTAACTCTGACTCAGTGCATTCTGCACTGACTCTTTGTTGTCCAGGTGCAATCAGCGCATTCAAGTAAACCAGAGGTTTGGAAATTCGCGTCAGGCTGGTCCTGTGGCTCATACgccagccctgggggtgggcAAGAGGGCCGGCAGGACTGTCTGTGTGGCTGCAGCTCCCAATTGGCAGAAACCCAGACGCTCAGGCCCTGCCTGCCTTGAGTTCCAGTACAGGGAGAAAAGCTGTGGGCAGACAGCGGCCTGCAGCCAGCTGCTCCACTGGAATGAATGTGGCCTTGCGTCTGAGGCGACATCTGAACCGTAGTTCTGAGGCTCGTAGATCTAGCACCTTGGACATGTCACCTGGCTTTTCCGAGGCTCCACTTTATCATTTATAAACTGGGATTATAATTGGAATTTTACCAATTCTTTAGGATTGTTAGGATAAGTagtagagaaaaaatgaaatgagagacTATCTCCTAGTGTCTAGCACTTGCCAGGTGTTTAATAAATCGCAGCAAGATGTGCCTGTGgctgttttcaaaaatgtttatatagAAATATCCCATAGGACAAGGCAGGGGAGAGGACTCACCTGAATCACGTGTTCCCTCCGTCCTTACTTTCTGGGCCTGAATATGAAGGAGGAAGCTTCGCGGGGCTCATTGCTgtgtccttctcttttttcttccttctgaattgtcctttcttttcccctctagTTTTCATGTATTACTTTGATAACCTGCGTGTCCAGATTCCGACCTGGCTCCTTAAGAGGGCTCTCAAGGTGAGATCTCAGAGGCGGGAGGGGACGTGCGTGTGACAAATGTTGACTCAGCCCGTGGGGCTGTCAGGCTAGAGACTCGCTGTCTCAGGCCTAATGAGGCTCTTTTATGAGGTGGCTTGGTTGAGTGACTACGGTTAGAACTGGGGTTGCCAACTCCCAGGACAGAGGCTGGgacaaaagacaaagaatcaTTAGCTGGAATGCCAGTCCCTGCCTGCTGGCGCCCGCCAGGGTCACTCAGTGGAACGTCAGGACAATAGCTTGCTCCTTGTAGGAACAACGGTACCCCTGGATCCTGTATCGGCTTTGAGGGGAGTAAGACAGGCCGACCTGGCTCAAGAGACCACCAGACGTGGCCAAGCCTGGGGCAGCCTccagttttgttattgttgttttgtttttctgtaaggAGAGGGAACCGCCTAGATCACTAGAGACAGCCTGGGAGCCTGGCTTCATGGGGACCATTCAGCCTGCTTTTACGTGTCCTACTTACTGGCTGGAGGGCTCAACAGCTTCCCCAGGAGAGGAAAAGTTCCTAAACTTTGAGTCAAACAAATGTGATTTTGAATGTTGGCCCTGCCACTGACTGTGTGTAGCCTAGGGAAGCCTTtgatcttttccctttttaaaatggaggtagaggggccggccctgtggccgaatgcttatggctccactttgatggccttgGTTTGCAGGTTCGGGTCCCAGGCCCTGAagtactctactcatcagccatgctgtggcagcatcccacatacgaagtatggaagatgggtacagatgttagctcagggctaatgttcctcaagcaaaaaaaaaacatacGGAGGTGGATATTACCTACCCCATGGAATAGGAGTAAATAAGACGATGTTTCGGGAGATTCTAGCTCAATGCTCAACACTAGCTAAATAATAGTATAGCCTATCTCTTGTCCCTGAGTCCTTACCATTTCCTAATTCTGTAAAGCAGgacttttctcctgtttcttggAAGAGTCAAACAACCCAGACCTACCCaatctcctgtgttttctttttcttttcaagaaacaGTGTCTCAGAAATGTCTTAGCTTTTCACTAGCAAAAGCCAAAATATAAGGCAGTGTCTTGTAACCATAGCCCCTGCCGGGTAGTCTCCCCGACGCCCTGGGTCTTAGCTTTTGCCATTATCTGTGGCAACGTTCAGCTGGAATCCGGTCAGAGGCCCTACTGTCTGTTATTCCCAGAGCCATCTCTGTTTACCTTTTGCCACATGCCCCAGAATCAAGAGTGATTGCTGTGAGGACAGAGGAGTGACGGtgtcctttgctttgcagaatgGAGTGCCTGAGTTCTTGAACAACCTAGAGAAAGCCTGTAGGAACTACCCCAGGAGATACTAAGGAAGAGGATTGGGAACCTCGTGCCATGGAATGATGTCTCTGAAGTGCCACAACCCATGGATGCTTAGCATTCTTTTTGGCTTTCTGCCTGCACACTCTCCGGCACATCGTCTCTGAGCGTGTTTGCCCCACGCCCGGCTCCCCTGTCTGCTTCCCTTCCCAGTGTCCCCACTCCGGGCCCACGACCTTCTTCCACTATGGAATATGGGTCAGATTAGGGAAAgctttgtgtgtttatttttaaaaaggaaggtcCTCATTAAGGAACACAGTCATTCCATTGTGTCATTTTAgggggatgggtgggtggagaAAGGACAACAAAACATAAGAATGACTGAGCCTGGCCAGCTGGCTCCTCCAAGACTGTGATTTCTTACAGCCCAGGAGGGGCTGCTGGAAGTTGCATTCGCTTCAGTCGCCTCTGAGTGCACCCAGGCTGGAGGACACGTGCTGCTGCCCGTTTGCTTTGGGGACTTGATTGGCCGGGCTTGAGGTGATAATGCAGCGAGTCtctccccctcctgctcctggagGCTCACTAGCTGTTTTGATACCAAACCATCTTGAAAACATTGCAGGCCTGACAGAGCACATAATGTGATCACCGTTTTTTCTCATCATCCACTTCTgggtttttctctttcccatatGACACTGGGGAAGGGCTGTGCATACCCCACCAGCTCTGCCTTTGACTGGAAACTGAGGCATCAAGATGGCTCAGGCAGTTATCCAAAGCCAGGATGCTTTGAGCACAGCATTGTGATGAAGTGTCTATATGCAGTAAGATGAGTTTGCCTTCTAGAATGtttggagatggggaagggaCAATAGTTCACAGCCAGGGAAATATTAATTCGTGGCTTGGTTGACTGCACCTTTTTCTCAGGAATTCTACCTAAGTTGTCTACCTCTTCTACCACCAAAAGAATTCTAgtttcctctgttttctcctggATTTTTGCAGGGCAAGATATTCTGTGGCCAAAGCCACAGCCTTGATGATCTCAGGGAACAATTTTAATCACCTGTGTGATGGTACCCAACCTTGATTAGTGGGCACAGAAATTCAGGATGTAATGATAGAAGCAGGGTATTTGTTAATGGGATAACTCAGACTATGTGTTTTCTCTCTGCGAAGGAAAGTGTGTTGAATagcaaataaatacagaatgACTTATGCTTGTCTTGTGTGCTGCTTCCCTCCTACCTTGTTCCTTTTGTGAGAATGAATCAGTCTCTTGGGTTTACAAGTCACATCCAACCTAACTCATGGACTTGAACATAAAAAGAATTTGGGGCTCACTTCCATGCAAGGCCAGGTATAGAGTGGCCTCAGGTAGGGGTTGATATAGGTGCTCAAACTGACGTTAGAATTCAGCTCTCTTTTTCTTCAAGTTATCTTTGTTGTTGGGTTGTGTTGGTGGCAGGGTTGCTGCTAACAGCAAAAGGTAGGCCTGCATCTTCCCTGGTTCAcgccaataaaagaaaaagagaaaaaaaaagaagacggcATTCCTCTCCAGTAGATGCCGCACCATCCCATGATTCCCTCTAACCCATGTGTCCATCCCTGCCCCACTCTTGTGGTTACATCGATAGAATTATGCAAATAAGCAAACGCCTCATAAATTTATCcttgaaatgtcattatgtagcTGGAATTTAATTTTAGATAAACTAAACCTAAATTTCCCATGTTACGGAGATCAATCTGAAATTTTACATAGAGGGTCATTGAACAAAAGCACTAACATTAGAGTCTTTGAGCAGAGAATCAACACGAATGGTGTCATGCAAACTAGATCTTTAAACAGTGTTTGATAATTTGCTAAGAACTCTGAGAATACGAAGCACACTGAGTTTTTAGTTAGGCAGTTAGAAAAAAAGTCCCATAGTTTGCTATGATTAGTAGAGTTATGACTCTGACATTTCCACTTGCTCATTTGGAGAAGACAGTTGGTCCTACATAGTGCTGAAACAGGAGGCTCTGCGGGAAACCGAGAGCCACGGAGGAGCTGACGTAGATGCCAGAGGTGCAAAAAATAGAGAGCTCGTGCTGTCGAGGCCGCGCTGatttctcagggccagcccttctGCAGGGGCTGGATGTAGCATTTGGAATTTGAAAGTTGTAGATATCTTGTCATTCCTCTAGcactttgttttgcttctttttcccaTGTCTGTCTCTCCGGATAGACACTAACATCTTTGTGGATAGAAACAGTGATTTCCCTTTGCTTACTGCCCATCAGGGTGGCAGGTAGTAGGCACTAAAATGAGTGACTGAGTGATTTACAGAAGATGGACCCGCTGACACGCCCAGAGGCTAAACCCATCTAGATATAGAGGGTTAATCTGAGTACCTTAAAGAATAATGtaataattattgaataattGAATTCAAGCCAAATTATTTCCCAAGTCCTCATTTTTGGGGGTTCTGGATTCCTCCAGTTCCCACTGATCCTTCCTTGAAAGTATTAAGGTCCCTTCTTTGTTAAGGGGTGGCCTCGCTAGTGTGGCTGCGGGTGATATTTTAATGTTACGGAAATGGCGCAGTCTGAACTGAGTCCAGCTGAGATTAGTCAGGATTTCAGGATTTTAATGACAAAAGTAGCACGACTGTCAGTGCTCAATTTTTTCCACAGGCGAATTATTCACCCCGCATAACAATTCAAAGTTAATGACCACCTTGGAACTGAGGTGTTCCAGCCCAGGGTCACTTCCTTGAAAATGTTCCTATTTCACAGTGAGAGTCCTGGCCCGGCTCCCTGGCTGAGATTCCTCACCCAGAATCCCCATCTCTAATGCCTGCCCTTCACACCTCCTGCTTCCCAGCTGGATTTGGGAGAGACAAGCAGGAAGAGCCCATTCGGTTCTCGTGTTTCTGGTAGTACCACCCAGTCGGCTCAGAGAATTATCTTTAAAGGGCTTGAGACATGTATTCGCCTAGCAGACATTTCTCAAGAGTCTGGAGTCCATCCAGCAAGGGGATCAACATGGTGGTTCCTGGATGAAAGAGAAGGCTTGgtgcctgccctcaaggagcttatgttCTGGTGAAGAAGATACAGTGGACAAGCTGTTGAAAGGGTGATGAGTTTTGAGAAAGGACAAGTAAAGGGTAGTAGAGGCTGTAGAACGGGGGCACTAACAAAGTCTGAGGGGTCAAGGGAGAACATGTTGGAATTGGCTGGGTGACGGCTGGGGAAGAAAACCGTTACACAcggaaggaaatatttgcacaAAACCCCTCAGGCAGGAGAGCCAGTCATGGCTGAGGAAACTGTAAAACAGAAACTACCAAAGGCCAGTATGGCTGGAGCAATGTGAGTGAAGGAGGGGCATCTCAGACATGGCTGAAGAGGTAGCTAGTCAGGCCATGGGAGAGCCTGGGAGCCATGGCAAGGAGTTTGGGCTTTAAACCCAGAGCACCAATAGCTTGGAAGGATTTTAGGCCAACAAGTGACCTGATCAGATTTATTCATTCTGGATAGCTGCCCATTTTTCCCTGTGGTCCTCCGCCATCTCCAGCAGTCCCTGCAACATTGTCCTGGGGGTCCTAGCCAAGGTGCTTTAAGCCTTGTCACTCTGAATCCTCGCCCCCATCGGGCAGCATGCCGAGTAACTATCACCCAAATCCAGTTTCCAAAGTGGAGCGTCAGCCTCTGAAGTTCAACAGGAGTAGAAGAGGGGCAGGGAACATCCATGCACACCCCTCCATCTGTCCCGGGCCCTGCTGGGGTACAACACACCTCCAATGTGATGGCGTCATGTCACCCATCAGAGCAGAACCATTTCAGGAGCCagaagtgggaaagaaaaaggaaaggcacAAAACATGTAAGCAGGTCAGCTTTCCCCAAGAGTCTTTTCCTAGGATCCTCCCCAACTACAAGGAAGAAGATTGTTTTGCTTGAGAAGACAGA
The sequence above is drawn from the Equus przewalskii isolate Varuska chromosome 10, EquPr2, whole genome shotgun sequence genome and encodes:
- the PCTP gene encoding phosphatidylcholine transfer protein isoform X1, producing MAGAVSGFSEEQFWEACAELKQPVLAGADWELLMEALGLRFYRLRDQDTRVYKYKVFGTLKNCPPALLTDVYMDLDYRKQWDQNVEELYERECNGQTVVYWQVKCPMLKSNRDYVYVRERRDLDVEGRKVFVVLAQSISHSQFPERSGVVRVTQCEHRLAITSDGRNGSKVFMYYFDNLRVQIPTWLLKRALKNGVPEFLNNLEKACRNYPRRY
- the PCTP gene encoding phosphatidylcholine transfer protein isoform X2 — translated: MELSSTWLLSKGFNRYPHSFAFSFPTAYLSALPVGFTSKDTRVYKYKVFGTLKNCPPALLTDVYMDLDYRKQWDQNVEELYERECNGQTVVYWQVKCPMLKSNRDYVYVRERRDLDVEGRKVFVVLAQSISHSQFPERSGVVRVTQCEHRLAITSDGRNGSKVFMYYFDNLRVQIPTWLLKRALKNGVPEFLNNLEKACRNYPRRY
- the PCTP gene encoding phosphatidylcholine transfer protein isoform X3, coding for MAGAVSGFSEEQFWEACAELKQPVLAGADWELLMEALGLRFYRLRDQDTRVYKYKVFGTLKNCPPALLTDVYMDLDYRKQWDQNVEELYERECNGQTVVYWQVKCPMLKSNRDYVYVRERRDLDVEGRKVFVVLAQSISHSQFPERSGVVRVTQCEHRLAITSDGRNGSKEWSA
- the PCTP gene encoding phosphatidylcholine transfer protein isoform X4; protein product: MDLDYRKQWDQNVEELYERECNGQTVVYWQVKCPMLKSNRDYVYVRERRDLDVEGRKVFVVLAQSISHSQFPERSGVVRVTQCEHRLAITSDGRNGSKVFMYYFDNLRVQIPTWLLKRALKNGVPEFLNNLEKACRNYPRRY